From Pelotomaculum schinkii, one genomic window encodes:
- a CDS encoding DUF6119 family protein — protein sequence MSSTNTPEAQFSIYQIDYERVSEIMPIVRKQGKKGYYEEIKAAIINSTLKILQEKRNAEYKKVKYLGFEGVIFKTIHNPAWQDVVVQILSNNELSENEKDESRKFLLNVNVSYILLYQNGKILYGMTGGYGSKYISKFVNRNFGLYLIPKIIEQDNPVLKQIIQNNLTGNQLSIQRANRQTTNFLVEQDMSSIYRQLNIEVDRKIAQEFGIKFDEDESERKKINIVNKDSLVIRRCFTLSQLIIVLKKIDKLTKAEDNFALNYLVLAKKKNYKNSELLEILKKIFKEKNYGAFVLVGDEFEDYILNASKYIVKDAKGNVFIESTQPIKINDIYDKFETNGIRLSMAFIYEFLKKWTISTEDESGILALPATHIFDAIQGFVEVRDTKDPVYLFNGEWYVFDTQYTTALNNEYGSIFENHLNNFGIISNKFSLLHKAATETEYNKILESQKNILVAHTVLMNNVEIADAIFWDDSTVYLMHNKGKFDGEGVRDVINQILTSAEYMQKILQGISKDEWLKKYYKGIVAKRPIIVHKISAEEFTYVMTNKNICYIAGYLSGFRKKTTATYAKYLTIEAEKRLSAKGYGFISMNVTR from the coding sequence ATGAGCAGTACTAATACACCAGAGGCCCAATTTAGTATTTATCAAATTGACTACGAACGAGTCAGCGAAATCATGCCTATTGTTAGAAAACAAGGCAAAAAAGGGTACTATGAAGAAATTAAAGCTGCAATAATTAACTCAACATTAAAAATTTTGCAAGAAAAGCGTAATGCTGAATATAAAAAAGTAAAATATCTTGGTTTTGAAGGAGTCATTTTCAAAACAATACATAACCCAGCGTGGCAAGATGTTGTAGTGCAAATACTAAGTAATAATGAGCTTTCAGAAAATGAGAAGGACGAATCAAGGAAATTTCTGTTGAATGTGAATGTTTCATATATACTCCTTTATCAAAACGGGAAAATACTATATGGAATGACAGGTGGATATGGAAGCAAGTATATATCAAAATTTGTCAATAGAAATTTTGGATTATATTTAATTCCTAAAATCATTGAACAAGATAATCCTGTTCTCAAACAAATAATTCAGAATAATCTTACGGGTAATCAATTATCAATACAAAGGGCAAATAGACAAACAACAAATTTTCTTGTGGAGCAGGACATGAGTAGCATATATCGACAGTTAAATATCGAGGTTGATAGAAAAATTGCTCAAGAATTTGGCATCAAATTTGATGAAGACGAGTCAGAAAGGAAAAAAATCAATATAGTTAACAAGGATTCTTTAGTTATACGAAGATGTTTTACATTATCTCAACTGATTATAGTACTAAAAAAAATCGATAAGTTAACAAAAGCAGAAGATAATTTTGCATTGAATTATTTGGTCCTTGCGAAGAAAAAGAACTACAAAAATTCTGAGTTACTGGAAATCCTAAAAAAGATATTTAAAGAGAAAAACTATGGGGCGTTTGTACTTGTGGGAGATGAATTTGAAGATTACATTCTGAATGCAAGTAAGTATATTGTTAAGGATGCTAAAGGAAATGTATTTATTGAAAGTACACAGCCTATAAAAATAAACGACATATACGATAAATTTGAAACCAATGGAATAAGATTATCGATGGCGTTCATCTATGAATTTTTGAAAAAGTGGACGATTAGTACAGAAGATGAATCGGGAATTCTGGCACTTCCAGCAACACACATATTTGACGCTATACAAGGATTTGTTGAAGTTAGGGATACTAAAGATCCTGTTTATTTGTTTAATGGAGAATGGTATGTTTTTGACACCCAATATACGACGGCTTTGAACAACGAATATGGGAGCATATTTGAAAACCATCTTAATAATTTTGGAATTATTTCAAATAAATTTTCTTTATTACATAAAGCCGCAACTGAAACCGAATATAACAAAATTCTCGAGTCTCAAAAAAATATTTTAGTTGCACATACGGTACTTATGAATAATGTCGAAATTGCAGATGCTATTTTTTGGGATGACAGTACAGTATATCTTATGCATAATAAAGGAAAGTTTGATGGCGAAGGTGTCAGAGATGTAATTAATCAAATTCTAACATCAGCAGAGTATATGCAGAAAATTCTTCAAGGAATTTCTAAGGATGAGTGGCTCAAAAAATATTACAAAGGGATAGTAGCTAAACGTCCAATAATAGTCCACAAGATAAGTGCAGAGGAATTTACTTATGTTATGACAAACAAAAACATTTGTTATATAGCTGGGTATTTGTCTGGATTTCGAAAAAAGACTACGGCCACTTATGCGAAATATCTCACTATAGAAGCAGAAAAGCGCCTTTCGGCAAAGGGGTATGGTTTTATATCTATGAATGTAACAAGATGA
- a CDS encoding Rpn family recombination-promoting nuclease/putative transposase, with amino-acid sequence MAEYDHLIKAITQRYTQHIAALVRGMEVMVEHVIELDKEAVSIQRMSDALFKVNEDGYEYLMLVEFQTRPDREMSMRMMEYTAIHHRRYGKPVYPVVVNLTGRGIKERYSFDCLDLTVMSFKYHQVNLRELSGTEYLYRGLIGLIPFVPLMKHRELPEKVLEKCAQRLESEVPDEEERSTMYLALGVMASLKFPKNLILRVLEVSRMENSPLFDGIREEWEARGIEKGRIEGERRGEIRGELRGRLDLLFDLIETKFGAVPDSLREQLIALKEPDAIKEVVRKAVSSGTIEEFIATLKQ; translated from the coding sequence GTGGCCGAATATGATCATTTAATCAAGGCCATTACCCAGCGGTATACCCAACACATAGCTGCTCTGGTCCGTGGCATGGAAGTTATGGTAGAGCATGTTATAGAGCTAGACAAAGAGGCAGTATCTATACAGCGTATGTCGGATGCTCTCTTCAAAGTTAATGAGGATGGTTACGAATACCTGATGCTGGTTGAATTCCAGACCAGACCTGACCGGGAAATGTCCATGAGAATGATGGAATACACAGCCATACACCACCGGCGGTACGGGAAACCAGTATATCCCGTGGTGGTAAATCTGACCGGCAGAGGTATTAAGGAGAGGTATAGTTTCGACTGTCTGGACCTCACTGTCATGTCTTTCAAATACCACCAAGTCAATCTAAGAGAATTAAGCGGTACAGAGTACCTGTACAGGGGATTGATCGGGTTAATCCCTTTTGTGCCCCTGATGAAACATAGGGAATTGCCTGAAAAAGTACTGGAAAAATGTGCGCAGCGATTGGAAAGTGAAGTCCCGGATGAGGAAGAAAGGTCCACGATGTACCTGGCCTTGGGTGTTATGGCATCGCTTAAGTTTCCGAAAAATTTGATTCTTAGAGTGCTGGAGGTGAGCAGAATGGAAAACTCCCCGCTGTTTGACGGTATCCGGGAAGAATGGGAAGCCAGGGGCATTGAAAAAGGCCGTATTGAGGGGGAAAGAAGAGGCGAAATAAGAGGTGAACTCAGGGGACGGTTGGATTTGCTTTTTGATCTTATTGAAACAAAATTTGGTGCAGTCCCAGATAGTTTACGGGAGCAACTGATTGCTTTGAAAGAACCTGATGCTATCAAAGAAGTTGTGCGTAAAGCAGTAAGTTCAGGCACTATAGAAGAGTTTATAGCAACTTTAAAACAATGA
- the mntA gene encoding type VII toxin-antitoxin system MntA family adenylyltransferase antitoxin: MKIKKYNINNYEKEKILEAIKYVLTSIPEIIFAYVHGSFVEQQSFRDIDVAVYLKEENLNELVINYEIELEIKLEEKLNYPVDVRVLNFAPLSFQYHTIKSGVLLFEKDEDRRVEFQTKTLDFYFDFAPFRKQYLKEVLGFGDK, translated from the coding sequence ATGAAAATTAAAAAGTATAATATTAATAACTATGAAAAAGAAAAAATTCTTGAAGCCATCAAATATGTTTTAACCAGTATACCGGAAATCATTTTTGCCTATGTCCATGGCTCTTTTGTGGAACAGCAAAGCTTTAGAGATATCGACGTAGCTGTTTATTTAAAAGAAGAAAACTTGAACGAATTGGTCATAAACTACGAAATAGAACTGGAGATTAAACTGGAAGAGAAATTAAACTATCCTGTAGATGTCAGGGTATTAAACTTTGCCCCTCTTTCATTTCAATATCATACTATTAAGAGTGGGGTCTTGTTGTTTGAGAAAGACGAAGACAGGCGTGTTGAATTTCAAACAAAAACACTGGATTTCTACTTCGATTTTGCCCCTTTCCGGAAACAATATTTAAAAGAGGTGCTTGGTTTTGGGGATAAATGA
- the hepT gene encoding type VII toxin-antitoxin system HepT family RNase toxin, producing MGINEDKVRKLSHELKKALTRLKALSSLPKEEFVSDPDKIGSAKYHFLVAIEAAIDLCNHIITKNNYRPPEDYADTFRVMGEAEIFNGAFVKDLVSMAKFRNRLVHIYWEVDDELLYKILTTNLSDIERFLKELGAQLKMNI from the coding sequence TTGGGGATAAATGAAGACAAGGTAAGAAAATTATCCCATGAATTAAAGAAAGCATTAACCAGGTTAAAAGCTTTATCGTCCCTCCCAAAAGAAGAATTTGTAAGTGACCCTGATAAAATTGGAAGCGCCAAATATCACTTTCTGGTTGCCATCGAGGCTGCCATTGACTTGTGCAATCACATCATAACAAAAAATAACTACCGGCCCCCGGAAGACTATGCGGATACTTTCCGGGTCATGGGAGAAGCAGAAATTTTTAACGGGGCTTTCGTAAAGGACCTGGTCAGTATGGCCAAGTTCAGGAACAGGCTTGTACATATATACTGGGAAGTAGATGATGAGCTGCTTTACAAAATATTGACGACAAACCTGAGTGATATTGAGCGTTTTCTTAAGGAATTGGGAGCGCAATTAAAGATGAATATATAA
- a CDS encoding site-2 protease family protein: MSYIVALLLIGLIIFFHEFGHFLAAKLAGIPIQIFSIGFGPKVWAMKRGATEYRISLIPLGGYVLPEVLDETEFFNYPVAKRITMSAGGPLASIILPIFCFIIINIIVLPFSFNNIVIQPIYQTISVLYQMILAIPSAFSHTENLSGVIGIVVTGGDFIGINNLKAMQFTALMSLNLAVLNLIPIPALDGGKMLLYLLELVYPKSLRFHYPLALAGWVMILGLMVYVTAADVGRYFVA, from the coding sequence ATGAGTTATATCGTTGCACTCTTGTTGATTGGCTTGATCATCTTTTTCCATGAATTCGGTCACTTTTTAGCTGCTAAATTAGCCGGCATCCCTATTCAGATTTTCTCAATCGGATTTGGTCCGAAAGTGTGGGCTATGAAGAGAGGGGCTACAGAATATAGAATTTCATTAATTCCACTTGGCGGCTATGTCCTTCCCGAAGTATTGGATGAAACGGAGTTTTTTAATTACCCTGTTGCAAAGCGGATTACAATGTCTGCCGGTGGCCCTCTGGCCAGCATTATCCTTCCAATATTTTGTTTTATTATTATCAATATAATTGTTTTGCCATTTTCATTTAATAATATTGTGATTCAGCCGATATACCAGACCATTTCTGTTCTTTATCAAATGATTTTGGCTATTCCATCTGCCTTTTCGCATACCGAAAATCTCTCGGGTGTTATTGGTATCGTTGTTACGGGTGGTGATTTCATTGGTATCAACAATTTAAAAGCTATGCAATTTACAGCCTTAATGAGCCTCAATCTGGCCGTTTTAAATTTAATTCCGATCCCCGCATTGGATGGAGGCAAAATGCTACTATACTTGTTAGAATTAGTCTATCCAAAGTCTTTACGTTTCCATTATCCGCTGGCTCTTGCAGGATGGGTAATGATTCTTGGTTTAATGGTTTATGTAACAGCAGCAGATGTGGGAAGGTATTTTGTTGCCTAA
- a CDS encoding DNA alkylation repair protein: MKSIQAVKDELGKYKNAEKAEFLPRYFKAAPGGYGEGDQFIGVTVPLQRKVARKYYREVSLDDIEILLKESVHEYRLTALFLLVLKYEKAKDEEEQRAIVDLYLNNIPYINNWDLVDSSADKILGPYFLEREKDLLYAFARSDHLWKQRIAIITTFYFIRNGQYNDTFNIARILLQHKHDLIHKAVGWMLRETGNRDLAAELSFLKEHYREMPRTMLRYAIEKFDEGLRQQFLKGEV, translated from the coding sequence ATGAAATCCATTCAGGCCGTCAAAGACGAGTTGGGAAAATACAAAAATGCTGAGAAGGCTGAATTTTTACCGAGGTATTTTAAAGCTGCCCCGGGTGGGTATGGTGAGGGAGATCAGTTTATTGGTGTAACGGTCCCCCTGCAGAGGAAGGTTGCCCGGAAATATTACCGGGAAGTCAGCCTGGATGATATAGAAATATTGTTAAAAGAGTCCGTACATGAATACCGTTTAACCGCGCTTTTTCTTCTGGTCCTTAAATATGAGAAGGCAAAAGACGAAGAAGAACAAAGGGCCATTGTGGATTTGTACTTGAACAACATACCGTACATAAACAACTGGGATCTGGTGGATTCTTCCGCCGATAAAATACTGGGCCCGTATTTTTTGGAGCGGGAAAAAGACCTCCTGTACGCATTTGCCCGCTCGGATCACCTCTGGAAACAAAGAATCGCCATCATCACCACCTTTTACTTTATCCGCAATGGACAGTATAATGACACTTTCAATATCGCCAGGATTTTGCTGCAACATAAGCACGACCTGATCCATAAAGCCGTCGGCTGGATGCTTAGAGAAACCGGCAACCGGGATCTTGCAGCAGAATTAAGTTTTCTGAAAGAACATTACCGGGAAATGCCCCGGACAATGCTGAGATATGCTATAGAAAAGTTTGATGAGGGCTTAAGACAACAGTTTTTGAAAGGGGAGGTTTGA
- a CDS encoding tyrosine-type recombinase/integrase translates to MPTTHLELIAEAIQKTDQRTRLLFTLLLETGMRIRETLSIRFCDIDLSHGEEKIIVRGKGDRLRAIPLVPGLLSLELLREEVNKYGADQIYLFPQPGDISQPLSYNDASALWRQLQKQTGTRYHVHQIRHSCATSLLNDGVDIEIIRQLLGHQDIQTTSHYAKLDIRALRKELIAYVQRRERGLVREDSAVWGNTLQVLI, encoded by the coding sequence ATCCCCACGACACATCTGGAGCTTATTGCAGAGGCCATTCAAAAGACAGACCAACGTACGCGTCTCCTTTTTACCCTGCTATTGGAAACAGGCATGCGTATCAGGGAGACCCTATCTATCAGATTTTGTGACATCGACCTGTCGCACGGTGAAGAGAAAATAATCGTGCGCGGCAAAGGTGACCGGCTGCGGGCAATTCCTTTAGTGCCGGGGCTTTTATCCCTGGAGCTGCTCAGAGAAGAAGTGAACAAATATGGAGCGGATCAGATCTACCTTTTCCCCCAACCTGGTGATATCAGTCAACCTCTTTCGTATAATGATGCCAGTGCTTTGTGGCGCCAACTGCAAAAGCAAACCGGCACGCGCTATCACGTCCACCAAATTCGCCACAGTTGCGCCACAAGTTTGCTGAACGATGGGGTGGATATTGAAATCATCCGCCAGCTCCTGGGGCACCAGGACATCCAGACCACCAGCCACTATGCCAAACTCGATATCCGCGCTCTGAGGAAGGAACTCATTGCTTACGTACAACGCCGGGAGAGAGGGCTTGTCCGGGAGGACTCCGCGGTGTGGGGAAACACTTTGCAGGTGTTGATATGA
- a CDS encoding flavodoxin family protein — protein sequence MKKAVILFWSNTGNTEKVALHMQKGMEEGGFQTSLLKVQEAGDIDFYNFDLVCIGAPSYNWHPPKPVVDYLKGKFNSYKKEGRVKVNAPKIPGKNALIFCTYSGPHTGIREAVPAGKYMGQFFEHLGFTVVDEWYILSEFHGSEENSTLGRMGNIKGLPSKEDLERIKESAKNLVLRL from the coding sequence ATGAAAAAAGCTGTTATTCTGTTTTGGTCTAATACCGGTAATACAGAAAAAGTAGCCTTGCACATGCAAAAAGGGATGGAAGAAGGCGGTTTCCAAACCTCGCTACTGAAAGTGCAGGAAGCGGGAGATATCGATTTTTATAATTTCGACCTGGTGTGTATCGGTGCTCCGTCTTATAACTGGCATCCCCCCAAACCGGTTGTTGATTACTTGAAGGGGAAATTTAACAGTTATAAAAAAGAAGGGCGGGTGAAGGTAAACGCTCCGAAAATACCCGGGAAAAATGCCCTGATATTCTGTACTTATTCCGGCCCGCATACGGGGATCAGAGAGGCGGTACCGGCAGGAAAATATATGGGCCAATTTTTTGAGCATCTCGGTTTTACTGTGGTGGATGAATGGTATATACTCAGTGAATTTCATGGTTCTGAAGAAAACAGCACCCTGGGAAGAATGGGCAACATCAAGGGGCTGCCCAGTAAGGAAGACTTGGAGAGAATTAAGGAAAGCGCCAAGAATCTGGTTCTCCGTCTCTAA
- a CDS encoding IS607 family transposase: MKLSEWAKKNGITYRTAWKWFKSGKLPVPAEQTPTGTILIKESGESSGTVALYARVSSADQKSDLDGQISRLLTYANEQGWEIGKAVTEIGSGLNGRRPKLMKLLSDPKVRVIVVEHRERLMRFGFEYVESCLAAQGRRVIVMEQSEMKDDLVQDMIEVLTSFCARLYGRRAAKNKAKKAMEAIEHDH; the protein is encoded by the coding sequence ATGAAGCTAAGTGAATGGGCAAAGAAAAACGGAATTACCTACAGGACTGCCTGGAAATGGTTCAAGTCAGGAAAATTACCTGTTCCCGCAGAACAAACCCCAACAGGAACAATCCTGATCAAAGAAAGCGGAGAATCATCAGGAACAGTCGCTTTGTATGCGAGAGTATCCAGCGCAGACCAGAAAAGCGATCTGGACGGTCAAATTTCCCGCCTGCTAACCTATGCAAACGAACAAGGTTGGGAAATCGGTAAAGCCGTAACAGAGATCGGTTCCGGCCTGAATGGGCGCCGCCCGAAATTAATGAAATTGCTGTCAGATCCAAAGGTTCGAGTGATCGTGGTGGAACATCGTGAGCGTCTCATGCGATTTGGCTTTGAATACGTGGAAAGCTGTCTTGCTGCCCAGGGTAGACGTGTGATCGTGATGGAGCAGTCTGAAATGAAAGATGACTTAGTTCAGGACATGATTGAAGTCCTGACATCTTTCTGTGCCAGGCTGTATGGCCGCAGAGCAGCTAAAAACAAGGCCAAAAAAGCAATGGAGGCTATAGAGCATGATCATTAA
- a CDS encoding RNA-guided endonuclease InsQ/TnpB family protein, with protein MNKLKQTNFPWMYEVSKCAPQEALRDLDRAFKNFFAGLKAGEGVHDSFRLTGSIRVEDKAVQLPRLGVLRLKEEPGIGGRILSATVSREADRWFVSLTCEVEIPEPEQVSGEVIGIDVGLNHFVSISDGTKIEAPKPLGKYLKRLKRLSKKHSRMQKGSNNRKKSALGLARLHRRIRNSRRDFMHKLTTVLAKTKSGIVIEDLNVRGMLQNDRLSRHIADVGWGEFRRQLAYKTVWYGSTLIVAPRFYPSSKTCSSCGYVMDSMPLSIREWDCPCCGAHHDRDVNAAVNLKKYAISVA; from the coding sequence TTGAATAAACTCAAGCAAACGAATTTTCCCTGGATGTACGAGGTATCCAAGTGCGCTCCCCAAGAAGCCCTTCGGGATCTGGACCGGGCTTTCAAGAACTTCTTCGCCGGCCTGAAAGCTGGAGAGGGCGTGCATGACTCTTTTCGATTGACGGGATCGATCAGAGTTGAAGACAAGGCCGTCCAGCTTCCCCGTCTGGGGGTGCTCCGCCTCAAAGAAGAACCAGGGATAGGCGGCCGGATTCTGTCGGCCACTGTCAGCCGGGAAGCGGATCGCTGGTTTGTCAGTTTAACCTGCGAGGTGGAGATTCCAGAACCGGAACAAGTCAGCGGCGAAGTTATCGGTATTGATGTTGGACTTAATCATTTTGTGAGCATTTCTGACGGGACAAAGATCGAAGCCCCTAAACCTCTGGGCAAGTATCTGAAAAGACTCAAGAGATTATCCAAGAAACACAGCAGGATGCAAAAAGGCTCCAACAACCGGAAGAAAAGCGCTCTTGGATTAGCCCGGCTGCACCGGCGCATCCGCAACAGCCGGCGGGACTTCATGCACAAGCTCACGACAGTTCTGGCGAAAACCAAGTCGGGGATCGTGATCGAAGATTTGAATGTCCGCGGGATGTTGCAAAATGACCGGTTGTCCAGGCATATCGCAGACGTGGGCTGGGGAGAATTCCGGCGGCAATTAGCATATAAGACTGTGTGGTACGGGTCAACACTGATAGTCGCTCCCCGATTTTATCCCAGCAGCAAGACATGCTCATCTTGCGGTTATGTGATGGATAGCATGCCCCTGTCTATTCGTGAATGGGACTGTCCTTGCTGCGGAGCGCATCATGACCGTGATGTTAATGCAGCTGTCAACCTGAAGAAATATGCAATAAGCGTTGCTTAA
- the lexA gene encoding transcriptional repressor LexA has protein sequence MQLNLEQKKLILMEPSGHILIKGVAGSGKTTVAVHRISHLMKRYCLEKDDKVLLVTFNKTLRNYIKYLYNKVENPEDQISIGELLSTEGKVDIKTIDSIVYSYYRKCCSDTNIKFASNNDKFSLMSKAIYLLAEKGPATKIINHKNANFLIDEIEWIDACLIETLEEYQQVDRTGRATNVMQKTPQKLLKNSEIRSSIFELKEIYQELMTKDKLTEFRMLNKIALTSPVKDAETYTHIIIDESQDLTKAQLEMVKRIYKPKPYSSITFIADNAQSIYTHSWLGKGRSYTTLGYDMSGKSRTLSKNYRTTTQISEAAYSLQEKDETLKNDTDFVKPLLVDRKGHYPIYRNFATLKEELDHIKVTIHELSSEYKLSEICIIAKERRIAQEAQHYLAQQKLPCEILDRDNPNFESDMVKVCTMHSIKGLEFKVVLIICINEGVIPFTGGMSEDDDKVLESDERKLLYVGMTRANDLLYLSSHQKPSRFIQEIDTAYLRFRRNTCLKPLYPISITDYLKKDKILDVYAKEETIRQWILRELIDSYGYKEEMLEVEYPVMDFSRKGFADIIVKIYFQGKWVPYILVETKKYRAGIVDAEKQAASYMRLLDTVRYCLITDGHSLKIMDRDLDEIEDLPRFNNLMLPDTLQRYCYKSYRNQPDMIYERDSEEPGVISLKRWDSELAIPDVEVMDIPVLGDVIAGSPLKVNEEIKDRFTLPLTWMSQPKNTFMLEVVGDSMKDAGIDVGDYVIVNKQSTADNGQIVIALLDDEATLKRYMQMGDSVLLIPENSRYEPINLNPDQVQINGIVIGLLKKL, from the coding sequence ATGCAGTTAAACCTCGAACAGAAAAAGCTGATCTTGATGGAACCTTCCGGACATATTTTAATTAAAGGTGTTGCCGGTAGTGGAAAGACCACGGTGGCTGTGCATCGGATTTCTCATCTTATGAAGAGGTATTGTCTTGAGAAGGACGACAAGGTTCTACTGGTCACCTTTAATAAAACTTTGCGGAACTATATCAAGTACCTTTATAACAAGGTTGAGAACCCTGAAGACCAGATCAGCATAGGAGAGCTGCTAAGCACTGAAGGGAAGGTAGATATTAAAACTATCGATAGCATCGTTTATTCATATTATCGGAAATGTTGCTCAGATACTAATATCAAATTTGCCTCTAATAACGATAAATTCAGCCTGATGTCGAAAGCGATTTATCTTTTAGCAGAAAAAGGACCGGCAACTAAGATAATCAACCATAAAAATGCAAACTTTCTCATTGATGAAATAGAATGGATTGACGCCTGTTTAATTGAAACGCTGGAAGAGTACCAGCAAGTGGACCGGACCGGCAGGGCTACCAATGTGATGCAGAAAACGCCTCAGAAGCTTTTGAAAAACTCTGAGATCCGATCCTCGATTTTCGAACTTAAAGAGATTTATCAAGAATTAATGACAAAGGACAAACTTACGGAATTCCGGATGTTAAATAAAATTGCCTTGACATCCCCGGTGAAAGACGCGGAAACCTATACCCACATTATTATTGACGAGAGCCAGGATCTGACGAAGGCACAGCTGGAAATGGTTAAACGCATCTATAAGCCTAAGCCTTATTCTAGCATTACATTTATTGCCGATAATGCGCAGAGCATTTATACGCACTCCTGGTTGGGTAAGGGCAGGAGCTATACTACTCTGGGTTACGATATGAGCGGTAAAAGCAGGACTCTTTCCAAAAATTATCGGACAACCACCCAGATTTCTGAGGCGGCTTATTCGCTGCAGGAAAAAGATGAAACTCTGAAGAACGACACCGATTTCGTCAAGCCTTTGCTAGTGGACCGTAAAGGCCATTATCCAATTTACCGGAATTTCGCCACTTTAAAAGAAGAATTGGATCATATAAAAGTGACCATCCATGAACTATCAAGTGAATATAAGCTTTCGGAAATATGCATAATTGCCAAAGAGAGGCGGATAGCTCAGGAAGCTCAGCATTATCTAGCACAACAGAAGTTGCCATGCGAGATTTTAGACCGCGACAACCCGAATTTTGAAAGCGATATGGTGAAGGTGTGCACCATGCATTCAATTAAGGGATTGGAATTTAAAGTAGTACTGATTATCTGCATCAATGAAGGAGTAATCCCGTTTACTGGAGGAATGAGTGAAGATGATGATAAAGTGCTTGAGTCTGATGAAAGGAAGTTGCTCTATGTCGGTATGACTCGGGCTAATGATTTGCTCTACCTGAGCAGCCACCAAAAACCATCTCGCTTTATCCAGGAGATCGACACTGCTTATCTGCGTTTCCGGAGAAATACATGCCTCAAACCTCTATACCCGATTAGTATAACTGACTATCTAAAAAAGGATAAGATCCTGGATGTTTATGCAAAAGAAGAGACGATCCGGCAGTGGATTCTGAGAGAGTTGATAGATTCATACGGTTATAAAGAAGAAATGCTGGAAGTGGAATATCCGGTAATGGATTTTTCCCGGAAAGGATTTGCCGATATTATTGTTAAAATTTATTTCCAGGGAAAGTGGGTTCCCTACATACTGGTAGAAACTAAAAAATACCGGGCGGGTATTGTTGATGCAGAAAAACAGGCCGCCTCCTATATGCGGTTGTTAGATACGGTGCGGTACTGCTTAATTACGGATGGCCACAGCTTGAAAATTATGGACAGGGATTTAGACGAGATAGAGGATCTGCCACGTTTTAATAATTTAATGTTGCCGGATACATTGCAAAGGTACTGTTATAAAAGCTACCGTAACCAGCCGGATATGATTTACGAACGCGACAGTGAAGAGCCTGGAGTTATATCATTAAAACGCTGGGATTCAGAACTGGCTATCCCAGATGTTGAAGTTATGGACATTCCTGTTTTGGGTGATGTGATAGCTGGCAGCCCTTTAAAAGTGAATGAGGAAATCAAGGATCGCTTCACGCTACCGCTAACCTGGATGAGTCAGCCCAAAAATACATTTATGCTGGAGGTGGTTGGTGATAGCATGAAGGATGCAGGCATTGATGTGGGTGATTATGTTATTGTCAACAAACAGTCTACGGCGGATAACGGACAGATTGTGATTGCCCTGCTAGATGATGAAGCGACATTGAAGCGATACATGCAGATGGGTGACAGTGTACTGCTGATACCTGAAAACTCAAGGTATGAACCAATAAATTTAAACCCTGACCAGGTTCAAATTAATGGTATTGTGATTGGTCTGCTTAAGAAGTTATAG
- a CDS encoding helix-turn-helix domain-containing protein: MIINRAYRYELKPNVRERILMAKHAGCARFAYNWGLARRIALYQTEKVYQCHGATPGIE; the protein is encoded by the coding sequence ATGATCATTAACCGTGCCTATAGGTATGAGCTAAAGCCAAATGTGCGAGAGCGAATCCTCATGGCCAAACATGCCGGATGCGCCCGCTTCGCCTACAACTGGGGTTTAGCCCGCCGGATAGCGTTATATCAAACGGAAAAAGTCTACCAATGCCATGGCGCAACACCGGGAATTGAATAA